From Anaerolineales bacterium, a single genomic window includes:
- a CDS encoding carbohydrate kinase family protein, protein MKQADFVFLGRLQQDYLITHDGQSHEGILGGNTVYAAIGAKLWSDSIGIVSRVGSNFPDSLIADLYDAGINTDGVTVLPEPHESRAFYAYASLEERIDTVPSSHYLRINQPLPKELVGYQVETHPCESSTFDPLSIRPGDLGPSIAGAKGAHLSPMQYLSHVSVPYRLHEMDVRVINLDPSDSYMKPDFKDKLPAIITGLDSFMPSEEQAESFFRPLEPDVWEMSEAFGDMGCQFVIIKCGARGQTLWERISGRKWRIPAYPARVYDVTGAGDSFCGGFLIGLIRTEDPVEAALYGSVSASIVIEGTGALFALDSLPGLLEARMDVLRPLVKRV, encoded by the coding sequence TTGAAGCAAGCGGATTTCGTTTTTTTGGGGAGACTGCAGCAAGATTACCTGATCACCCACGACGGCCAATCTCACGAGGGCATTCTCGGAGGAAATACCGTCTACGCCGCGATCGGTGCAAAGCTGTGGAGCGATTCGATCGGCATCGTCAGCCGCGTTGGCTCCAACTTTCCGGACTCCTTAATTGCCGATCTATACGACGCCGGTATAAACACCGACGGCGTTACGGTTCTCCCCGAACCCCATGAATCCCGTGCGTTCTATGCCTATGCCTCTCTCGAAGAAAGGATCGATACGGTTCCTTCGTCCCATTATCTGCGAATCAACCAACCCCTTCCGAAGGAACTGGTTGGATATCAAGTGGAGACGCATCCGTGCGAAAGCTCTACCTTCGACCCACTCTCGATCCGGCCCGGCGACCTTGGTCCGTCGATCGCCGGCGCCAAAGGAGCTCACCTCTCGCCAATGCAGTATCTTTCCCACGTATCTGTGCCTTATCGCCTACATGAGATGGACGTACGTGTGATAAATCTCGATCCCTCCGACAGCTACATGAAACCCGATTTCAAGGATAAATTACCAGCAATCATCACGGGTCTGGATTCTTTCATGCCAAGCGAGGAGCAGGCTGAGTCTTTCTTTCGCCCCCTCGAGCCGGACGTGTGGGAGATGAGCGAAGCGTTTGGCGACATGGGCTGTCAGTTCGTTATAATTAAATGCGGCGCCCGAGGTCAAACATTGTGGGAACGAATCAGCGGGCGAAAGTGGCGCATCCCCGCCTATCCCGCCCGCGTCTACGACGTCACGGGCGCCGGCGATTCGTTTTGCGGTGGATTCCTGATCGGTCTGATCCGAACGGAAGATCCCGTTGAAGCTGCCCTCTACGGAAGTGTTTCGGCGTCCATTGTCATCGAAGGGACTGGAGCACTCTTCGCTTTGGATTCCCTCCCCGGACTGCTCGAAGCACGTATGGACGTTCTACGCCCCCTGGTAAAACGGGTCTGA
- a CDS encoding M20/M25/M40 family metallo-hydrolase: MDFDRLIQRTIAIQSIPAPTFHESARRAYMQSEFEKAGLHDIEVDSAGNLLGRAPGEGKSPLIVSAHLDSVFPEDTPLKIRHLGDRIIGPGIGDNAISLATLVELAIDLSATRPAADVWLAANVGEEGLGNLIGMREIVKRFGDRVKAYIVLEGMALGQVYNAGLPVRRYRVTVTSQGGHAWIHAGRTSAIHVLLNLGSRLLQLPLPRQVRSTLNIGRIEGGISVNSIAPHAHMDIDLRSEAEATLNDLEREVIECIEGYDAGDARIEIEQIGSRPGGSLAGGHPLLSIAIEAIRSVGETNIEISTGSTDANIPLSLGFPAICIGLTRGGGAHTMQEFIELEPVERGYQALMTLIQKALDLD; this comes from the coding sequence ATGGACTTCGATCGCCTCATCCAAAGAACCATCGCCATTCAGTCCATACCCGCCCCGACGTTCCATGAAAGCGCTCGCAGAGCATACATGCAAAGTGAATTTGAAAAAGCCGGTTTGCACGATATCGAGGTCGACTCGGCCGGCAATCTGCTCGGACGTGCTCCTGGTGAAGGCAAATCCCCCTTGATCGTCAGTGCACACCTGGACAGCGTCTTTCCCGAAGACACGCCGTTGAAGATACGGCATCTGGGCGACCGCATTATCGGCCCCGGAATCGGCGATAACGCCATCTCGTTGGCTACCCTCGTGGAGTTGGCCATCGATCTGTCAGCCACTCGACCGGCGGCTGACGTCTGGCTGGCTGCGAACGTCGGTGAAGAAGGTTTGGGGAACCTCATCGGCATGCGGGAGATCGTGAAACGCTTTGGCGATCGAGTCAAAGCGTACATCGTCCTCGAAGGTATGGCTCTAGGACAGGTATATAACGCAGGTTTGCCGGTCAGGCGCTACCGTGTGACCGTCACGTCGCAAGGCGGACACGCCTGGATCCACGCCGGCAGAACGTCTGCGATACACGTATTGTTGAACCTCGGTTCCCGATTGCTCCAGCTTCCTCTGCCCCGGCAGGTCCGCAGTACGCTGAACATCGGAAGGATTGAGGGAGGTATCAGCGTTAACTCCATCGCACCGCACGCCCACATGGACATTGACTTGCGCTCCGAGGCTGAAGCCACACTCAACGACCTCGAGCGTGAAGTGATCGAATGTATCGAAGGATATGATGCGGGAGATGCGCGAATCGAAATCGAGCAAATCGGATCCCGCCCTGGCGGCAGCCTCGCCGGCGGTCACCCGCTCCTGTCCATCGCCATCGAGGCCATCCGCAGCGTCGGCGAAACGAACATCGAGATCAGCACCGGATCGACCGACGCCAACATTCCCCTGAGCCTGGGCTTTCCCGCCATATGTATTGGACTTACGCGCGGAGGCGGTGCACACACCATGCAGGAATTTATCGAGCTGGAACCGGTCGAACGCGGCTATCAGGCTTTGATGACGCTCATCCAGAAAGCGCTCGATCTCGATTGA
- a CDS encoding response regulator, with protein sequence MRNCILVIDDEEYIRRMIGFVLEGSGFDVIQAASTKDGLEIMRTSSPDVITLDLMMPDQSGLDLLASKQADPKICDIPAIIITAVGFQADLDKARQLGASATLNKPFSQRQLVDTIRSVLDR encoded by the coding sequence ATGAGAAACTGTATTCTCGTCATCGACGACGAGGAATACATTCGGCGGATGATCGGTTTCGTACTCGAGGGAAGCGGATTCGACGTCATCCAGGCTGCGTCCACAAAAGATGGATTGGAGATCATGCGTACGTCCAGCCCGGACGTGATCACGCTCGACTTGATGATGCCGGATCAAAGTGGTCTCGATTTGCTGGCAAGCAAACAGGCCGATCCGAAGATCTGTGACATTCCTGCCATCATCATCACGGCGGTAGGTTTTCAAGCCGACTTGGACAAAGCCCGTCAACTCGGTGCAAGCGCCACACTGAATAAACCTTTCAGCCAACGGCAGCTCGTCGACACGATCCGCAGTGTGCTCGATAGGTGA
- a CDS encoding STAS domain-containing protein — protein sequence MKIDIERPQDKKIVVVPQGRIDVQTAPNLKEKLRELVDSDGLTIIVDLQHVDFIDSSGLSALVSGLKTVRERGGTLHISQPQPQARTALRLTLLDRVFSIFPTLDQALDEGELQDS from the coding sequence ATGAAAATTGATATCGAACGTCCACAGGATAAGAAGATTGTCGTCGTCCCTCAAGGCAGAATCGACGTGCAGACGGCGCCGAATTTAAAGGAGAAGCTGCGCGAACTTGTCGATTCGGACGGTTTGACGATCATCGTCGATCTTCAACATGTCGATTTCATCGACAGTTCGGGCCTTTCGGCACTCGTTTCGGGCTTGAAGACGGTACGTGAACGCGGGGGAACGTTGCACATCAGCCAACCTCAACCACAAGCCCGGACGGCATTAAGACTCACACTGCTGGATCGTGTGTTTTCTATTTTCCCCACACTCGACCAGGCACTCGACGAAGGGGAACTGCAGGATTCTTGA
- a CDS encoding SpoIIE family protein phosphatase produces MEAIIALLKKVIFVEDVFIVLREDSELHTLTASGQDLPDVDLLLTLTEDSAGPVSKRELHDSLVLANSELVDCGDLLVARLTLDGQTKGMMGFIDALPDRFTANDIQLLASAADRVCSIIESMRSRMIREERQRIERELKVAARIQASLLPDELPEIPGVDIAVYLQPARHVGGDIYASSRNQDGDPIMILADVAGKGMPAAILTSIVHGTFRGHAPFCEKPADLMKIIGRYIYQDLERADTFVTAIVLRCLQQERSFEYASAGHVDALLWRYENAEVEFLPGTGIPLGIDPKYPYGNRTVPLHPGDLVLVYSDGVTEAEDPQGKVLGLQGLSDIIYATHPARAEDQIRALISGLEVHRQGLPARDDVALLMFRCIHEDDANRTALPFVIDSDFIAVRSVVDLIRGLKDRQIEGHPCLDGQMLDDFALATSEILSNQIHHAFGEGSGRIQGCVVVEENRLVADLYDHGVPIPEPLQVRMFDGTEPPERGYGLMLAEGLLDTCEYHRIGGTRNHWQLIKNIHGVDKNEN; encoded by the coding sequence ATGGAAGCGATTATCGCCCTGCTGAAGAAAGTCATCTTCGTCGAGGACGTCTTCATCGTCCTGCGCGAAGATAGCGAGTTGCACACGCTCACCGCTTCCGGGCAGGATCTTCCGGATGTGGATCTTCTGCTGACATTGACCGAAGATTCTGCGGGTCCCGTGAGTAAGCGAGAATTGCATGATTCTCTCGTGCTTGCCAATTCGGAACTTGTTGATTGCGGTGATTTGTTGGTGGCCCGCTTGACTCTCGATGGGCAGACGAAAGGCATGATGGGTTTTATCGACGCGCTGCCCGACCGCTTTACGGCCAACGACATCCAGCTTCTTGCATCGGCTGCGGACCGTGTTTGTTCGATTATCGAATCCATGCGTTCGAGGATGATCCGGGAGGAACGACAGCGAATCGAACGCGAATTGAAAGTCGCTGCGCGGATTCAGGCGAGTTTGCTGCCGGATGAATTGCCTGAAATTCCCGGCGTCGATATCGCCGTATACCTGCAGCCGGCGAGACACGTCGGCGGTGATATTTATGCGTCTTCCAGAAACCAGGACGGCGATCCGATCATGATCCTTGCAGACGTCGCCGGGAAAGGCATGCCGGCTGCGATCTTGACTTCCATCGTACACGGCACGTTTCGGGGTCATGCTCCGTTTTGCGAAAAGCCGGCAGATTTGATGAAGATAATCGGGCGCTATATCTACCAGGATCTGGAGCGAGCGGACACTTTTGTGACGGCGATCGTGCTGCGCTGCCTGCAGCAAGAAAGGTCGTTCGAGTACGCTTCGGCGGGACATGTCGATGCGCTTCTCTGGCGATACGAGAATGCCGAGGTCGAGTTCTTGCCCGGTACGGGTATCCCGCTGGGCATCGATCCCAAGTATCCTTATGGAAACAGAACCGTTCCCCTTCATCCGGGCGATCTGGTTCTGGTTTACTCGGATGGTGTGACGGAAGCCGAGGACCCGCAGGGAAAGGTACTTGGCCTGCAGGGGCTATCCGATATAATTTACGCCACACATCCTGCACGCGCAGAGGATCAGATCCGTGCGCTTATTTCGGGATTGGAGGTCCATCGCCAAGGTTTGCCTGCGCGGGATGATGTTGCGCTGCTCATGTTTCGATGTATACATGAGGACGATGCAAATCGCACGGCACTTCCATTCGTGATCGATTCGGATTTTATTGCCGTGCGTAGCGTCGTCGATCTGATTCGTGGGTTGAAGGATAGGCAGATTGAAGGGCACCCATGCCTGGATGGTCAAATGCTGGACGATTTCGCCCTGGCTACGTCCGAGATTCTCTCGAATCAGATTCACCATGCATTCGGGGAAGGTTCGGGGAGAATTCAAGGCTGCGTGGTCGTCGAGGAAAACCGCCTTGTCGCCGATCTTTACGATCATGGCGTGCCGATCCCGGAACCTTTACAGGTGAGGATGTTCGACGGTACGGAACCACCGGAACGCGGTTATGGGCTAATGCTGGCCGAAGGGCTGCTCGATACTTGTGAGTATCATCGTATAGGTGGAACGCGAAATCATTGGCAGTTGATCAAAAATATTCATGGAGTGGACAAGAATGAAAATTGA
- a CDS encoding sigma-70 family RNA polymerase sigma factor — MDKENPPSIEALQAGDREAYARMVELYSPKIYRLSLRMVDDPLEAEDILQETFLNAFRAIQKFEGRSSLGTWLYRIATNQSLMHLRKRNPTLVSVDEPIPGLDDPDQKRELVDWCCLPEEEFMTTETQVKLKEAIQGLSPALKTVFILRDLHHLTTRETAQILDISESAVKTRLLRARLQLRDALSSYFSERVKETDNG, encoded by the coding sequence ATGGATAAAGAGAACCCACCCAGCATTGAAGCACTGCAAGCAGGCGACCGTGAGGCGTACGCACGAATGGTTGAATTGTACTCACCCAAGATATATCGCCTCTCCCTGCGCATGGTCGACGATCCGCTCGAAGCGGAGGACATATTGCAGGAGACTTTCTTGAACGCTTTTCGAGCCATTCAAAAATTCGAAGGACGTTCGAGTCTCGGCACCTGGCTTTATCGAATCGCCACCAACCAGTCGCTGATGCATCTTCGCAAACGGAACCCTACTCTCGTTTCGGTCGATGAACCGATCCCAGGGCTGGACGATCCGGACCAAAAGCGCGAGCTCGTCGATTGGTGCTGTCTCCCCGAAGAAGAGTTCATGACCACAGAAACGCAGGTGAAGTTGAAGGAAGCGATCCAGGGTCTATCACCTGCGTTGAAGACGGTTTTCATCCTGCGCGATCTGCACCATCTGACGACCCGGGAGACTGCACAGATTCTCGATATTTCCGAATCCGCCGTAAAAACCCGCCTGCTGCGCGCCAGACTCCAACTGCGCGATGCACTTTCGTCTTATTTTTCGGAACGCGTGAAAGAGACGGACAATGGTTGA
- a CDS encoding zf-HC2 domain-containing protein encodes MVEHESCQELLQGLSAYIDNEASEKICREIERHLEECDNCRIMLDTMRKTISLYQAADGADQIPGDIEERLLNTLHIDDA; translated from the coding sequence ATGGTTGAACACGAATCTTGCCAGGAACTTCTACAGGGATTATCGGCATACATCGACAACGAAGCCAGCGAAAAGATCTGCCGTGAGATCGAACGCCATCTCGAAGAGTGCGACAACTGCCGGATCATGCTGGACACGATGCGAAAAACCATCTCGTTGTATCAAGCCGCTGACGGGGCGGATCAGATACCCGGCGATATCGAAGAACGACTTCTGAATACCTTGCACATTGACGACGCATGA
- a CDS encoding OsmC family protein, which translates to MNVKVTWSNGLTFTGTAQSGFSVPLGGDPSVGGNDDGFRPLELFAIGLAGCTAMDVISILQKKRQKVAQFEVRIHAERAEEHPRTFTDVHIEYLVTGENIEKAAVERAIELSETKYCPAQAMLKESVPISSSYQIIESIE; encoded by the coding sequence ATGAACGTAAAAGTAACCTGGAGCAACGGATTGACGTTCACCGGAACTGCGCAAAGTGGTTTTTCCGTGCCCTTGGGCGGGGATCCATCTGTGGGAGGGAACGACGATGGTTTTCGACCCCTGGAGCTCTTCGCCATCGGTCTCGCCGGATGCACGGCCATGGACGTCATCTCCATTCTGCAAAAGAAACGCCAGAAAGTCGCTCAGTTTGAAGTCCGCATCCACGCCGAACGCGCCGAGGAACACCCGCGTACCTTCACGGACGTTCACATCGAATACCTCGTCACGGGGGAAAACATCGAGAAAGCCGCCGTCGAACGAGCCATCGAACTATCCGAAACGAAGTACTGTCCCGCGCAGGCGATGTTGAAAGAAAGCGTGCCCATCTCTTCCTCGTATCAGATCATCGAAAGCATCGAATGA